The Phaeodactylum tricornutum CCAP 1055/1 chromosome 6, whole genome shotgun sequence region CTTGTCCCGGATCAGTCGCACGCATCAAACTCTCACCGATTAAACACATACCAAGACCGACCTGACGATAACGGTCCACGTCCATAGCCGTAGACATTCCCGAAAGCGCGCAAACCGTATATGCCGCGCAGGGATCGTTGTGGGCATAAGACAATCCGCGCGCTTCAAGCTCTCTAGCCACACGCTCAGATGTCCCCAAATCCATTTGGAAGGTGTGCAAATTGCGATTGTTCACTCCGATAACCTTGGCACCGGCTTTGATGGCCACATCAAGTTCGGTATCCGCGTGGACTTCGACTAGTGGCTCCATCCCGAGGGAACGAGAAAACCCGATTAATCGAGTGAGTACGTGTTGTGGTAGAACAGCGACGATCAACAGGACAGTATCGGCACCTTTTGCGGCCGCCTCCGCAATCATGTATTCGTTGATCACGAAATCTTTGCGTAAAATAGCCGGGCGTGAGTCATCGGAAACTCCTTTAGATGTTTCGAGTCTGGCTTGTGTCATGTCGTCCAGACTCCCTTTAAACCAGTGGGACTCGGTCAATACAGAAATGATATTGGCTCCCCCTGCTTTGGTATACTTGACGGCTTGCTCACCGGCATTCAGATGGGTAGCAATGTCACCCTTGCTCGGCGACGCCCGTTTAAACTCTGCCGCCAACGCCATCCGAGGAGCTTGGGATTGGATGACAGTCTGCAAATTCAATATGGCTCCATGATCAAAGGCAAAGGATTTTGCTTCTTGGGCTAGTTCATCCAGACTTGGCAACGAAGACGTGCTACTTTCCAAAAGGGATTGATAGTCGAGTAGACGCGTTGCTGTAATCGTTTGAAGCATACTCAATTTGTGAGAAGGATCGCCGTAGCCATAAATGTGACGGGCATCCAAATCGGGGTTGTCCGAGTCCTTTTGCCAAAGGGAATCCAATGCTTCTTGTAGCTGCCGAGATGTGTAGGGTGGCGCAAACGCCTTGCTTCCGTCGTCGGAGGATGAAGCCTTCGCCTCCTCCGTCCCTGGGACAACGGCGAACAGGTGGGACGCCGACAGTCCTGGTAATCGACAGTTTCGGGGCATCATGAGGCAATTGGCGAGACCGAAACCGAGAACACAGAGATTTACAACCACTATTCTCATGGTCGCCGAGAACACTAGACCCTTCACGGAGAATGCAAAAGTGTGATGGTCGACATTCACATGTTGTTGCCGACCGATATATTCTGATGAGTCTGTCCATGCGTCCTGTTTCAACTGAAAGTTGAGGTGTGCATAGGTTGGCGGGAATTTTCactatcacagtcagtcacatGAAGAACACGATGCGTATGGAAAGACTGTATAGTATCTCTTTACCCTGTAGCCTACCCTGTCTGCATAAAAGGGGTTAGGTTTTTAGATTCCACGTGTCCTTTCTTTGACCAGTGCAAAAGAAGATGCGATGTCGAGATTTTGGTCGAGTCGCCTCATTTTTTGTTCCTCAAGGAAAAAGCAGTCCATTCAAAACCAGCTGCACCGTCTTTGAACCACAAAACACATCTCAATGGAACCCGCTTGCGTTTTTCGACATCATGAGGATAAATTTTTTACGCTTTTTGTTGACGGGTACTGCAAGTATAGCAGTGACAGccacttcttcgtcgtcttcgaacaAGTCCATTGTTGTGCGCATCCGGCTACCCGACGGATCGATCGAACGACTAGCCGTGCCGGGAGATCGGCTCGACACCCTAACACTTCAAGATGCTCTCGCTCCGCTGCACCAGTCCACCAAAGAAACCTCTATTTTACACAAAAAGAATCCAGCCGATGCGTCACGAACCCTACGAGACTTGGAAATTGAACACGGATCACTCCTGACTCTCCTATCCAACAATGCTGACCAATTGCCACAGTCCAAGGCCGGCCTCCAAAAAAGAGCCCCACCATCGATACCCCGGGAAAAGCGGTACGATCCTTTTCCCGATCTGGCCAAAGACTACGAATCCGCGAAGCGTGCTTCCGCCCGTCGACGTAACGCCGGCAGTGGTTTGAGTTACGGCGACCTCGCTCATTTGCAATCGTCGTTGCACGTGGTAGAACCGCAACCGGAAGGACCGCTAAAACGAGTTTATATGTGTCGGTATGCCGCGGAGCGCTTTCAGTCCAACTGTGTCGGGGGGAAAGCGCAAGAATTTCAGAATCGGGTCGGCTTGCTGCTGGGAACAACTCAACGCGAAAGAGTAAATACCAAACCCAAAACCCGAACGTCCCTTTCCAGCCCACTCACAGACTCCGATTACTGTGAAGTCGCAAAAGTCCATGCTATTTGGGAACCGCCACAAAATAGCCAACCTGGAACAGCATACGATGGAAAAGCTTTGCGTAAAATACCGTCGAACGTGCTACGCATAGCGGCTCATTTAGGCTTAAAGCCCGTCGGCTGGATTTTTACCTACAGCGATGATCGCCACAAAGACCAAGATGCGTTACCTGTATGGTCGAAGGATGTCCAACATGGTGCTCAGCTCCAAGCTTTCAACATGCAACGAACCGATCGGGCAGAAGGTGCTCGGTTTGCCACACTGGCAATGGATGCCAAGGTTGGAACGACCGAAGCCTTTCAGCTGTCAGATGTGGCCGTCCAAATAGTCGCGGAGGATATGCTGCTTATTCAGAATGGAAAGAAGGATGTTGATGGAGGAGGGCGCTACGTCACGACAAGTCACGCCATTCTGGTTGACGGCCAGGAAACCACCACGTTGGATTGTGTCTTGTGTCTAGTAAATACAGCGTTACTATCCCATGAAGGTTCCTTTTCCGGTGGGTccgccgtggcggcggtCAAGAAAAAGGATGGAGGTCTGACGAGCAAAACGCGCAAGGCCATTCTGGCTTATATAGACGGTAGCGATGACGCCGCCTTGCTGGAGATTTTGAGTAACTTCGCGGTATTGTTGGCCCTGGATGAACCTCTAGGCGAAGCCGATTCATCCAGATTGTGCGAAACAGTTCGGAAATGGGCTCGGggacaacgacaaggaaCGCGTATCCACGATGGTACCAAGCAACGATTACACGCGATTCTCAATCACTAATCGACACTTCTGTTGCCAATGCCGAGAACTTGATGGTTGGGGTTTCAATTACTTTTAGAGGAAACAAATATGGAGTTGGCCTCCGTTCCTGCAACGTCAAAAGCTATAATGCGACTACGGCACTTATAATTTCGGCAAAAAGGAGTACGGTAGAGGCAGCTGAGGATTGTTTATACCTTTTCGGTATCGGCTTGACAGTAAGTTTTACAGGCTTTAACCCACCTAATAATTATGACACTACCACTATTTCACATTTCGGTCTGGCCTTCGCCACGCACCCTCAACAAAgccttgacagtgagtgaagTCCCTCTTTCTATTGGGCCGCTGCTCCTATCCCAGCAGATCTTTTGTCATAGCCACAACTTTCTAGATGTATCGACTGTGACGCGGCAGCCAAAGACAGCGCATCACTAATGCCACGCAACAACAGCCATATATTTTATAATGGCTGGACTATATTTTGGCTGGTGTCGTTTTCTTGTGGCAATGCCGCCGCCTTTACGGTGCCGTTCATGGCTGCTGAGCGTGTAGCAGAAATTCAAGTTTGCCAAAACAAGGACTGTTGCAAACGATGGCAGCAATCGTATCCCTCTACTACCCTCCCCGATATTTTGCGCGATCTACTCGAGCCGTCTTGCTTTGTTGATGTTAAAACCACCGGTTGCCTTTCGCAATGTGACAAGGGCCCCAACATAGTTTTCAAAGCGAGGGGAAAACAAAAGCTGGTGCAAGGACTGGATAGCATTTCCTTGCTTATCGAAGCactggaaaaggaatttggaaaaggcaTCGTCCCTCCCAAGCTGATCGCCGCTTGCAGGGTTCTGGGCAAGGCCCACGAAGGTAAGCGTTTGTCCGTACAAAGCTGAGTCAGCTGGGTCGCACGTTGCACCAGTTTTGGTTTTCGTGGATTCGGCTACATTCTATAGAGTCGCCTGTATCTTTATTTCACCATAAGATTACCGGTGCTATTTGTAGCCAACAACAATGTCAAGGGAGGAGCCTCATTTTCGACAACGTTACGGGAAAAGAGGATACTCTGGATCTACTACACTCTCTAATGTTCTGTTTTCATATTGTCTCGACAAACGCTGGCAGCTTCGTCCTTTGATGAAAAACACCGCTTTCTGAACTCGGTCGTTTCTGTTTTGGAGGGCGAACCCGAGTTGGCGCAGTCGTCCGCGCTGGCGAGGGCGTTGGTATCGAGAGCGCAGGCTCGATACGAAGACCAGCATACAGAGGAGGCCCTGGGGGATGCCTTGCGAGCGACCAGTATGAAATCGACGAGCTGGAACGCTCTGTCGTGGAGAATGGTAGCAGATTGTTACAAGACGCTCGGAAAGCCTGACGAGGCTATTGCTGCCTTGCGCGAATGGGGATCCTGCGAGCCTGCCTTTCGCAGTAAGGTGAATCGGGAAATACAAGAATTGCGACGTCTACTGTGAAAATGATGATGTCGTGAAGGGAGTAGTCTTTGTACAGtaatttacattacattTTGAAAATCAAACGACACAATCTCTTTTCTGATCACTCTGTATCAGTGCTAGGATTTCCGGCAATGGAGACCAGATTGATACAATATCGCGGTCCAGACCGATCCGGCAAGTTATGACCTAGGTGGGTTCCATCGATACTGACTGTTTCTCCATTCGGCAACATCCGAACGGTTTCCCAGTGTACTTCGGCATCCCGAAAGCTAGGCCATCCGTGATACCGGGACTCGATCAAAAATTCCCTCCACGACCTACCCACCGGTGCTGTGAACAAGGGGTTGCCCGTGTTGCTGTCGTAAAACGTGACGGGCTTTTCTTCCGAAGCGTCTTGCGTGCTAGGGTCCGACAAGAATGTCGTGGTTTCCCAGTAACCGGAATATTCGGCGTAGTGTCGATTGTAGTTGCAAATGCGGTCGGCGACTTTACGATCGCACTGCCAACGCAAATTGGATTGGACCGGAACGTGAGATGTGCCGTGCTCTTTCGGGGACATGATGGATTCGTCGCCCGCAACACACGGGGCGTCGCAACGGGGCTGCGAAGGACCAAAGAGACCAGCCGTCACTAGGTGTTGTTGTCCCGAGAGCCCTGCGATGAGCAGTAGGGACGGAACCAGATGCGTTGCTTTCATCATGAAAAGTTGTGGAGGTTATTCGAATATAAGTCCACGGCGGCAACGAAATAaggaactgactgtgactgtgactgtaaCTGCAATAACCTTGCAGTTCAATATTGTACAGTCTTGGGCCTGATTCCATGGTGTTTGCTATCGAGCAGTGATGAGCTGTGGTCGTCTGGTAAGTGTCTTCCCAATGTCGGATAGACATTTTGACAAGACAAACACGTGTTTTATCTTCACGGGAAAGCTGACAGACGTCATTTTTGCGAGGACAAATATACGGGATTTTCTATCATGCGGCTCGCTCGTAGATCGCCAATGTCTGTGATTTCCAGCTACATACAAGTCGTGTTATCATTTCATAGCAtgtcactcacagtcacccACTCTACATCGCAGCAATAGCCAGAGTTCTCCAATTGATCGCTCGCCACTTTCCCTGTTGCGAAAAGTGGACAAAAGCCGTTCCAGTACTCACGGCTGACGCTAGAGTGTCGACGAACGACAGCGCAAGCTCCTGAGTGGTGGgatttgttttgtttggACTTCATTTCTGTAGTGCCGCTCCTGTCCAGTTCCGATTCTGAAGAAATCTGCTTTCAAGCCAAGGCGAGCAAGCAATTGTGTGCGTTCTCCTTACGTGCTTTTACACCGAAAGATACTTATTCAACACTATGAGTAATCCGCGCCAGGACGACTCCAAAGAATCAAACATGATCTTCGATAGTCCGACCGGACTCGCATCGGCCCGCATTGGCCGACGCGGGGTCAGCCCACGGCCCACTTCGCCGTTGAGTTCCGATTCTTCGACGGCGTCGGCCACGTCGCGACGGTCCACATCCATGATCCGCTCGCCACAAGATGCGGAacttttccaccaaatgGGTGCGGCCACGGGTGTTAGCATCGGTAGGAAGAACAAGAATAAGGTGCGCGTAACGTCCCCGCTACATTCGCCCGCTTCGCCTGCGGTATCAAACGCCAATATGACGGAAACTACGGGACTTCAAAAAGGGGGCGCTCTAGACTACATAATGCGATCTTTTTCTCCAAAGAGTACGCCGGACAAGGAGGAGCTGCATCAGTCTACCAACGATCAAGGCGAGCCTATCATGGACCCCGGTTTCAAGCTCAATGTTCCTTCCTTGTTGGGAACCCATCGCCCGGAGGAAAGCAAACCCACAGAGGTAGCCAAAGTTCCacatttcttttccaacCAGAACCTTAACGCACGCACCATTCCCAAAACGCACCAGTACAAACCTACAGGGCAAGCGCAACTTAGTTCACCAGTGGAAGAAAAACCCAACAATTCCCTTCTCAATGAATGTCCCAATGTGTATACGGGAACATCCCAAGGAACTTCTGCCAAGCAATCGCAAGAATCCGATGCAATCGATGCGAAGGGTCCTTTACGGATTTGTCCGCAAGACGCCGCTTCGCACTCTGGTTCAGCTCAAACGGGAGTATCGAGCCGATCAACGCTGGATCTaaaaaacaacgacaattCTTTTCACGTTCTAGCCAACCTGATGGTTGACTTGTTGCATCCCAAGATTAACGATAGCAGAGAACTCGTTTTGCTGCCGGAGGATCGTCAACGGATCGAACGACTTTTGCCACCATCAGCTCGCATCAATTTTATTCAAGCTGTTCAGCATCGCCTGAACACGATGCCGGCCAATCCCACGACTCCTTTGCAATTTTTGACGCTGCAATGTAAAGAACTGTGCTTAGACCAAGAAGGAAGCAGGAATCCAATTCTGGCTTCCATGGC contains the following coding sequences:
- a CDS encoding predicted protein; this translates as QAPRMALAAEFKRASPSKGDIATHLNAGEQAVKYTKAGGANIISVLTESHWFKGSLDDMTQARLETSKGVSDDSRPAILRKDFVINEYMIAEAAAKGADTVLLIVAVLPQHVLTRLIGFSRSLGMEPLVEVHADTELDVAIKAGAKVIGVNNRNLHTFQMDLGTSERVAREL
- a CDS encoding predicted protein, coding for MRINFLRFLLTGTASIAVTATSSSSSNKSIVVRIRLPDGSIERLAVPGDRLDTLTLQDALAPLHQSTKETSILHKKNPADASRTLRDLEIEHGSLLTLLSNNADQLPQSKAGLQKRAPPSIPREKRYDPFPDLAKDYESAKRASARRRNAGSGLSYGDLAHLQSSLHVVEPQPEGPLKRVYMCRYAAERFQSNCVGGKAQEFQNRVGLLLGTTQRERVNTKPKTRTSLSSPLTDSDYCEVAKVHAIWEPPQNSQPGTAYDGKALRKIPSNVLRIAAHLGLKPVGWIFTYSDDRHKDQDALPVWSKDVQHGAQLQAFNMQRTDRAEGARFATLAMDAKVGTTEAFQLSDVAVQIVAEDMLLIQNGKKDVDGGGRYVTTSHAILVDGQETTTLDCVLCLVNTALLSHEGSFSGGSAVAAVKKKDGGLTSKTRKAILAYIDGSDDAALLEILSNFAVLLALDEPLGEADSSRLCETVRKWARGQRQGTRIHDGTKQRLHAILNH
- a CDS encoding predicted protein, which encodes MAAERVAEIQVCQNKDCCKRWQQSYPSTTLPDILRDLLEPSCFVDVKTTGCLSQCDKGPNIVFKARGKQKLVQGLDSISLLIEALEKEFGKGIVPPKLIAACRVLGKAHEASSFDEKHRFLNSVVSVLEGEPELAQSSALARALVSRAQARYEDQHTEEALGDALRATSMKSTSWNALSWRMVADCYKTLGKPDEAIAALREWGSCEPAFRSKVNREIQELRRLL
- a CDS encoding predicted protein; its protein translation is MKATHLVPSLLLIAGLSGQQHLVTAGLFGPSQPRCDAPCVAGDESIMSPKEHGTSHVPVQSNLRWQCDRKVADRICNYNRHYAEYSGYWETTTFLSDPSTQDASEEKPVTFYDSNTGNPLFTAPVGRSWREFLIESRYHGWPSFRDAEVHWETVRMLPNGETVSIDGTHLGHNLPDRSGPRYCINLVSIAGNPSTDTE